The proteins below come from a single Methylobacterium aquaticum genomic window:
- a CDS encoding carboxymuconolactone decarboxylase family protein, which translates to MQRIASVDPVTATGNAKDLLDGVGKKLGVVPNLYKVLAQSPAGLEGVLAFSGALARGTLDAATRERIALAIANVNGCDYCNAAHTALAKRHKLEEAEIAANREGRSTDARADAAVTFARKVAVTRADVTEADVAALRAAGYTDAQTVEIVLHVAANVLTNYVNEVFKTEVDFPHAGSAKRIAD; encoded by the coding sequence ATGCAACGTATCGCTTCCGTCGATCCGGTCACGGCGACCGGTAATGCCAAGGACCTACTCGACGGCGTAGGTAAGAAACTCGGCGTCGTGCCGAACCTCTACAAGGTTCTGGCGCAGAGCCCAGCCGGCCTTGAAGGCGTGCTCGCCTTCTCCGGGGCGCTCGCACGCGGTACACTCGACGCTGCGACGCGTGAGCGGATCGCTCTGGCGATCGCGAACGTCAATGGCTGCGATTACTGCAACGCAGCTCACACAGCGCTCGCCAAGCGCCACAAGCTCGAAGAAGCGGAGATCGCGGCCAACCGAGAAGGCCGGTCGACCGATGCCCGTGCCGACGCGGCGGTCACTTTCGCCCGCAAAGTCGCGGTGACCCGCGCTGATGTGACGGAGGCCGACGTCGCGGCCTTGCGCGCAGCCGGCTACACGGATGCGCAGACCGTTGAGATCGTGTTGCACGTGGCGGCGAACGTGCTGACAAACTACGTCAACGAGGTGTTCAAGACTGAGGTCGACTTCCCGCATGCGGGATCGGCCAAGCGCATCGCGGATTGA
- a CDS encoding YkgB family protein gives MPLHSQTLGRSGYPGRVTDVLVAFDGHADRLTRVALYGSLVIIYAWFGGMKFTAYEAEGLVPLVSNSPLLSWFYSIFSVRGFSTLLGVLELSIGALIAARLVNPALSALGGFLSAGLFTTTLSFMASTPGVAAPEIGFPAISVPIGQFLLKDVGLLAISLWIAIDSLKAIRLGRS, from the coding sequence GCAGAGTCACCGATGTGCTGGTTGCGTTCGATGGCCACGCAGATCGCCTGACCCGTGTGGCGCTCTACGGCTCCCTCGTGATCATCTACGCCTGGTTCGGCGGCATGAAGTTCACCGCGTACGAGGCGGAAGGGCTGGTTCCGCTGGTCAGCAACAGCCCGCTGTTGAGCTGGTTCTACAGCATCTTCAGCGTGCGCGGCTTCTCAACGCTCCTGGGCGTGCTGGAACTCAGCATCGGCGCTCTCATCGCCGCGCGGCTCGTCAATCCTGCGCTGTCGGCGCTCGGAGGCTTCCTCTCAGCCGGCCTCTTCACGACGACGCTGAGCTTCATGGCCTCGACGCCCGGAGTTGCTGCCCCGGAGATCGGCTTCCCCGCCATCTCGGTTCCTATCGGTCAGTTCCTGCTCAAGGACGTGGGCCTGCTCGCCATTTCGCTTTGGATCGCCATCGACTCTCTCAAGGCGATCCGCCTCGGCCGCAGCTGA